In Dasania marina DSM 21967, one genomic interval encodes:
- a CDS encoding class I SAM-dependent methyltransferase — protein MSRSELVVLLDESYPQQLQSLAQQLQLPLVNPDQLADSHAEYGLGFFQQALGVKELASKAGPVSVDFTSGTAAHRRNMGGGELIVKAMGGSKQNRPSVVDITAGLGRDSFVLASWGFTVQMLERSPIVASLLADGLRRAQHCENFEVQDIAGRMQLWQGEAQDYLVALSDEQLPDIIYMDPMFPPSKKSALVKKDMRVFHAIVGKEQDGSELLATARAKARHRVVVKRPKKSAYLADQQPSFSLAGKAVRFDIYSLRAFVK, from the coding sequence ATGTCTCGTTCCGAGCTGGTTGTGCTGCTGGATGAAAGCTATCCGCAGCAGTTACAGTCGCTGGCCCAGCAATTACAACTCCCTTTAGTCAACCCCGATCAGTTAGCTGACAGCCATGCCGAATACGGCCTAGGTTTTTTTCAGCAGGCCCTGGGGGTGAAAGAATTAGCCAGTAAAGCCGGTCCCGTGTCGGTGGATTTTACCAGTGGCACGGCCGCTCACCGGCGCAATATGGGCGGTGGTGAATTGATAGTCAAAGCGATGGGCGGTAGTAAACAAAACCGACCTAGCGTGGTTGATATTACCGCTGGCTTAGGGCGCGATAGTTTTGTGCTGGCCAGCTGGGGCTTTACTGTGCAAATGCTAGAGCGCTCGCCCATAGTGGCTAGCTTATTGGCTGATGGCTTGCGGCGCGCTCAGCACTGTGAAAATTTTGAAGTACAGGACATCGCTGGCCGCATGCAATTATGGCAGGGCGAGGCGCAGGATTATTTAGTGGCGCTAAGTGATGAGCAGCTGCCCGATATTATCTATATGGACCCTATGTTCCCACCCTCTAAAAAGTCGGCACTGGTTAAAAAAGATATGCGTGTGTTTCATGCCATCGTCGGCAAGGAGCAGGACGGCAGCGAGTTACTGGCGACCGCGCGGGCCAAGGCTAGGCACCGGGTAGTAGTAAAACGTCCCAAAAAATCTGCCTACTTGGCCGATCAGCAGCCCAGTTTTAGCTTGGCGGGTAAGGCAGTGCGATTTGATATCTACAGCCTGCGCGCTTTTGTCAAATAA
- a CDS encoding lipopolysaccharide kinase InaA family protein, translating into MNKKTAANASATKPVTAASAHIIVPWKIWARAGLDVLSCLAEIPSWLRLSHEIHHRNQISNDFVGVNIATSSDPGCDDKVMAYLQDLAIRHVRMDYSYCSQQGDAQRLLNRVLAEGLDVMLDLFPPKEEAAALRDDVQAQQRWREFLQQVFSEYAGQVSIFEIGSTPNRGKWSGFDGISYLHAWQIATDVAQQFEVTLAGPNISDFEPLYNFAYLRAMKRVDSVPLIHSDNLFVERVVQPEAYDHRVAGNWATRKLNLNLIKKARIIAEIGHQEGCEKTFCTYKCWTRKRLSRWSLDPEQKNADYLVRYLIIAAASGALDRVYWGPLICNRDGLVDCGDGGYPHVDNVSFYKEVRGEVANFTPTKAYVAFKYISALLRHVVCVQGVSADNGINHFIFETEQGGEAHVVWCLDRSALALSDIYSKAQLESASFKTAEGVAPQQLPMMATEQPLIIEWSQLQSGRPSSDDIRTLDDVLGRTVVYHAHPGLQSVAVNTPQWLGVVAVADGQDVEATVATYMPAAMLAAQELAVLRDTRNRLWNIQLNEQAEEIQTVKLNRAKGIKKFTYRFMPSKGKRHWNNATEMLRRGINTPQPLAFFERHKNAGIEDNYYVCRFVPNAFSARNVFQAFNQGESVYKGMTKEAFFEAIAAFIATMHASNIVHRDLSSGNLMMTMDEQGLNFYAIDIGRASIDKTKTITDMQRGIDLKRICYKLNWADRALFMAAYHHCIGKEVKFWQAMLWSYDAKQGFKKGLKAKLKGKARS; encoded by the coding sequence TTGAATAAAAAAACAGCGGCGAATGCTTCTGCAACTAAACCCGTCACAGCAGCATCGGCACACATAATAGTGCCCTGGAAAATCTGGGCCAGAGCTGGCCTAGATGTATTAAGCTGCCTGGCAGAAATTCCCTCTTGGTTGCGCCTATCCCACGAAATTCATCACCGCAATCAAATTAGCAATGACTTTGTGGGCGTTAATATTGCCACCTCCAGCGATCCTGGCTGTGACGATAAAGTGATGGCCTACTTGCAGGACTTAGCCATACGTCATGTGCGTATGGATTACAGCTACTGCTCACAGCAGGGCGATGCTCAGCGCTTATTAAATCGCGTGTTAGCCGAAGGCTTGGATGTGATGCTGGATTTATTCCCGCCCAAAGAAGAGGCCGCGGCGTTGCGCGATGACGTGCAGGCGCAACAGCGCTGGCGCGAATTTTTACAGCAGGTGTTTAGCGAGTACGCCGGACAGGTTAGTATTTTTGAGATTGGCAGTACCCCTAATCGCGGCAAGTGGTCGGGCTTTGATGGCATTAGTTATTTACATGCCTGGCAAATTGCTACCGACGTGGCCCAACAATTTGAAGTGACCTTAGCCGGCCCCAATATCTCCGACTTTGAACCCTTGTATAACTTTGCCTATTTACGCGCCATGAAGCGGGTGGATTCAGTTCCGCTTATTCATAGTGATAATTTATTTGTTGAGCGAGTCGTGCAGCCCGAAGCTTATGATCATCGCGTGGCGGGTAACTGGGCTACCCGTAAACTCAATCTCAATCTAATTAAAAAAGCGCGCATAATCGCCGAGATAGGCCATCAAGAGGGTTGTGAAAAAACCTTTTGCACCTATAAATGCTGGACCAGAAAACGCTTAAGCCGCTGGAGCCTAGACCCGGAACAAAAAAATGCCGATTATCTGGTGCGTTATTTAATTATCGCCGCCGCCAGCGGTGCCTTGGACCGCGTGTATTGGGGGCCGCTAATTTGTAACCGCGATGGCCTAGTAGACTGCGGTGATGGCGGCTATCCCCATGTCGATAATGTCAGTTTTTATAAAGAAGTGCGTGGCGAAGTGGCAAACTTTACCCCCACCAAAGCCTACGTCGCCTTTAAATATATATCGGCTTTATTACGCCATGTGGTTTGCGTGCAAGGGGTGAGTGCCGATAACGGCATCAACCATTTTATTTTTGAAACCGAGCAGGGCGGTGAGGCGCATGTGGTGTGGTGCTTGGATCGCAGCGCCTTGGCACTTAGCGATATTTACAGCAAAGCACAGTTAGAGAGTGCCAGTTTCAAAACCGCTGAGGGTGTAGCTCCCCAGCAGTTGCCCATGATGGCGACCGAGCAACCGCTAATTATTGAATGGTCGCAATTACAAAGCGGCCGCCCCAGCAGTGATGATATCCGCACCTTGGATGACGTACTTGGCCGCACCGTTGTTTATCATGCTCACCCCGGTTTGCAGTCCGTGGCGGTGAATACACCGCAGTGGCTGGGGGTGGTGGCCGTAGCTGACGGACAAGACGTTGAGGCTACGGTTGCTACTTATATGCCCGCGGCGATGTTGGCGGCGCAAGAACTGGCGGTATTGCGCGACACCCGCAATCGTTTGTGGAATATACAGCTGAATGAGCAGGCTGAAGAAATACAAACGGTTAAATTAAATCGTGCTAAAGGCATCAAAAAATTCACCTATAGATTTATGCCCAGCAAGGGCAAAAGACATTGGAATAATGCTACCGAAATGTTGCGCAGAGGGATTAATACGCCTCAGCCCTTAGCCTTTTTTGAGCGCCATAAAAATGCGGGTATAGAAGATAATTACTATGTGTGCCGCTTTGTGCCCAATGCATTTTCGGCTAGAAATGTGTTTCAGGCCTTTAACCAAGGTGAAAGCGTTTATAAAGGCATGACTAAAGAAGCCTTTTTTGAAGCTATTGCCGCGTTTATTGCCACTATGCACGCCAGCAATATTGTTCATAGGGATTTGTCGTCAGGTAATTTGATGATGACTATGGATGAGCAGGGTTTAAATTTTTACGCGATTGATATAGGCCGAGCGAGCATTGATAAAACCAAAACTATTACTGATATGCAGCGCGGCATCGACTTAAAGCGGATTTGTTATAAATTAAATTGGGCCGATAGAGCATTGTTTATGGCGGCGTACCATCACTGTATCGGTAAAGAGGTAAAATTCTGGCAAGCTATGTTGTGGTCTTATGATGCTAAGCAAGGCTTTAAAAAAGGCCTTAAAGCCAAGCTGAAAGGTAAAGCGCGTAGCTAA
- a CDS encoding D-hexose-6-phosphate mutarotase yields MNLAQQLQQLYSEFGHLDGIHIELHKELIAVAVSNSAAKALIFLQGAQVAEYQAHGHNKTLWLSGSNSYQQGRPLRGGIPISWPWFGQLSDNPAAITGQLDSAQTYSAHGFARNSDWQLDSINTDNNEQTQLQFSYQPSAAQQALWPYDSRLQLEIKVGKQLQMNLTVTNNGQRPFSYSSALHSYYAVSDISDCEVTGLEQQRYVDINNPEAHSTQEGAVRVNTEVNRLYQHSRLQQKELPPIYLLDKRQKQQTLITSSGSHSTVLWNPWMNKAKQLNHFAADDYRRMLCIETANAGEDIVTLAPQQSRQLSLCIQPQPL; encoded by the coding sequence ATGAACCTCGCGCAACAGCTACAACAACTCTACAGTGAGTTTGGCCATTTAGATGGCATACATATAGAACTACACAAGGAGTTAATTGCGGTAGCCGTTAGCAATAGTGCCGCTAAAGCACTGATTTTTTTGCAGGGCGCACAGGTGGCCGAGTATCAGGCCCACGGCCACAACAAAACCCTATGGCTAAGTGGCAGTAATAGCTATCAGCAGGGTCGGCCGTTACGCGGCGGCATACCCATAAGCTGGCCGTGGTTTGGCCAGCTAAGCGATAACCCTGCGGCCATTACCGGCCAGCTAGACAGTGCACAAACCTATTCCGCCCACGGTTTTGCCCGCAATAGCGACTGGCAGCTCGATAGCATAAACACCGACAACAACGAGCAAACCCAATTACAATTCAGCTACCAACCCAGTGCCGCACAACAAGCACTGTGGCCCTATGACAGCCGCCTGCAATTAGAGATCAAGGTGGGTAAGCAATTACAGATGAACCTAACAGTTACCAATAACGGCCAGCGTCCCTTCAGCTATAGCAGCGCCTTACACAGCTACTATGCAGTGAGTGATATCAGCGACTGTGAAGTGACCGGTTTAGAGCAGCAGCGCTATGTCGACATTAACAACCCCGAAGCCCATAGTACTCAAGAGGGTGCTGTGCGCGTCAACACAGAAGTAAACCGGTTGTATCAACACTCCCGGCTACAACAAAAAGAACTGCCGCCAATATACTTGCTAGACAAGCGGCAAAAACAGCAAACCTTAATCACCAGCAGCGGCAGCCACAGCACCGTGCTGTGGAACCCTTGGATGAATAAAGCCAAGCAATTAAACCACTTTGCCGCCGACGATTACCGACGCATGCTATGCATAGAAACCGCCAATGCCGGCGAGGATATCGTCACCCTAGCGCCACAGCAGAGCCGCCAGCTTAGCCTGTGCATTCAACCGCAGCCGCTGTAA
- a CDS encoding DUF1244 domain-containing protein: MEKNTQTEIEAAVFRRLLAHLDSRKDVQNIELMNLASFCRNCLAKWYMAEAEERQLALDYDGAREIVYGMPYQEWKEKYQLEATPEQLAAFNSDNK; this comes from the coding sequence ATGGAAAAGAATACCCAAACAGAAATAGAGGCGGCTGTATTTCGTCGCTTATTGGCCCATTTGGATAGCCGCAAAGATGTGCAAAATATTGAGCTGATGAATTTGGCGAGCTTTTGTCGCAATTGCTTAGCTAAATGGTATATGGCTGAGGCAGAAGAGCGGCAATTAGCGCTAGATTATGATGGGGCACGGGAGATTGTTTATGGTATGCCTTATCAGGAGTGGAAGGAAAAATACCAATTAGAAGCCACCCCGGAGCAGCTAGCGGCGTTTAATAGCGATAATAAATAG
- the rapA gene encoding RNA polymerase-associated protein RapA has product MSDLLFVPGQRWVSNTESELGLGIVVEVLGRRVDISFPASGERRTYAVDNAPLNRVRYDVGQEISTAEDQSFKVAEVIEERSCLFYIGYNEQGEKLTVPELELNSFVQFSQPQDRLFAGQIDKNRAFQLRCETLEHIRHQQLSEVRGLVGARVQLLPHQLYIASETANRFAPRVLLADEVGLGKTIEAGLVIHHQLMTGRASRVLIVVPDSLVHQWLVEMLRRFNLFFSLYDAERCQAIKESGVDNPFEEAQLVLCSLSTFTEHQELHEQAVAASWDLMVVDEAHHLTWSPEQVSPAYRCVEALAKTAQGLLLLTATPEQLGIESHFSRLRLLDPDRYYDVAKFIAEEQHYQPVNGLVQQLMAANVAEHIAAPEFISQLSQYLGADAVAHLQQEWQGEQPQLAIAHAIEQLLDQHGTGRVLFRNTRASVAGFPDRHLHQHPLIAPDDYMAQLDGAEINASLRPEVLLGEQWLSSDPRVQWLSSWLREHRSHKVLVICARAETALDLELHLRLKAGVQSAVFHEGLSLVARDRAAAYFADDEDGAQILICSEIGSEGRNFQFSHHLVLFDLPLNPDLLEQRIGRLDRIGQRHDVQIHCPYYQQTAQESLLRWYHEGLNAFEKTCPAGNNIYQQVETELLACLRGEPQANESQAEQLAALLSHTQQVTLQTLTALQQGRDRLVELNSFNEVKAERIVEAFIAEERRYELAKYMEQVFDLFGVDQEEHTALSTVIHPGDHMLCHNFPGLSEDGMTATYQREMALSREDIQFLSWEHPLVTGAMDMILGGELGNTALATIKLPPIKPGTLMLEAVFTVQCSAPPQLQLHRYLPLTTIRVVVDINNTDLSAILSSERLAKLVAKVPKRVGQDLVRQTRADIMKLITLAETIAAVQQAAIVEQAQQAMLSQQTEEAQRLSALAQRNPNIRQEEIDFQLQATDMLSASLQQARSKLEAVRVLVAV; this is encoded by the coding sequence GTGAGCGACCTGTTGTTTGTGCCCGGCCAGCGCTGGGTAAGTAATACCGAATCGGAGTTAGGCCTAGGCATAGTGGTTGAGGTGCTGGGCCGGCGCGTAGATATAAGCTTTCCTGCCTCGGGGGAGCGCCGCACCTATGCGGTGGATAACGCCCCGTTAAACCGTGTGCGCTACGACGTAGGGCAAGAGATTAGCACGGCTGAGGATCAGAGCTTTAAAGTGGCTGAGGTTATAGAAGAGCGCAGCTGCTTATTTTATATAGGGTATAACGAACAGGGCGAAAAGTTGACGGTGCCCGAGTTAGAGCTCAATAGCTTTGTACAGTTTAGTCAGCCGCAAGATCGTTTGTTTGCCGGCCAAATTGATAAAAACCGCGCCTTTCAACTGCGCTGTGAAACCCTAGAGCATATACGTCACCAGCAATTGTCAGAGGTACGCGGCCTAGTGGGTGCCAGAGTGCAGTTACTACCCCATCAATTATATATAGCCAGCGAAACCGCCAACCGTTTTGCCCCTAGAGTGTTGCTCGCCGACGAGGTGGGCCTAGGTAAAACCATAGAGGCGGGCTTGGTCATACATCACCAATTAATGACCGGCCGTGCCAGCCGAGTGTTAATCGTGGTGCCCGATAGTTTGGTACACCAATGGCTGGTAGAAATGCTGCGTCGGTTTAATTTGTTTTTTAGCTTATACGATGCCGAGCGCTGTCAGGCGATTAAAGAGTCGGGTGTCGATAATCCTTTCGAAGAAGCGCAGCTGGTGTTGTGTAGCCTGTCTACCTTTACTGAGCACCAAGAGTTGCATGAGCAAGCGGTAGCCGCCAGCTGGGATTTAATGGTGGTGGACGAAGCCCATCACTTAACCTGGAGCCCCGAACAGGTCAGCCCTGCTTATCGCTGTGTAGAAGCTTTAGCCAAAACCGCGCAGGGTTTATTGCTGCTAACCGCTACTCCTGAGCAATTAGGTATAGAGAGCCATTTCTCGCGGCTGCGTTTATTAGACCCCGATCGTTATTACGATGTAGCAAAGTTTATCGCCGAAGAGCAGCACTACCAGCCGGTCAATGGCCTGGTACAACAGCTTATGGCCGCGAACGTTGCCGAGCATATCGCAGCCCCTGAATTTATCAGCCAACTCAGTCAGTATTTAGGTGCTGACGCGGTGGCTCATTTACAGCAGGAATGGCAGGGCGAGCAACCGCAATTAGCGATAGCCCACGCGATAGAGCAATTGCTGGATCAGCACGGTACCGGTAGAGTTTTATTTCGCAACACTCGTGCGTCAGTGGCTGGCTTCCCCGATAGGCATTTACACCAGCATCCATTAATTGCCCCCGATGACTATATGGCGCAACTAGACGGCGCAGAGATCAATGCCAGCCTCCGGCCAGAAGTCTTATTAGGCGAGCAATGGTTGAGCAGCGACCCGCGGGTGCAATGGCTAAGCAGTTGGTTGCGCGAACACCGCAGCCACAAAGTGTTAGTGATTTGTGCGCGGGCAGAAACCGCATTGGATTTAGAATTGCATCTGCGCTTAAAAGCGGGGGTGCAGTCGGCGGTATTCCACGAGGGTTTAAGCCTAGTGGCCCGCGATAGAGCCGCGGCCTATTTTGCCGACGATGAAGATGGCGCGCAGATATTAATATGCTCAGAGATAGGTAGTGAGGGCAGAAACTTTCAGTTTTCCCATCACCTAGTGTTGTTTGATTTACCACTCAACCCCGACTTATTAGAGCAGCGTATAGGCCGCTTAGATCGCATAGGCCAGCGCCACGATGTGCAAATACACTGCCCCTATTATCAGCAAACCGCACAGGAAAGTTTACTGCGCTGGTATCACGAAGGCCTCAATGCTTTCGAGAAAACCTGCCCGGCGGGCAATAATATTTATCAGCAAGTAGAAACTGAGTTGCTGGCTTGTTTGCGTGGTGAGCCTCAGGCTAATGAGAGCCAGGCTGAACAACTGGCAGCCTTATTAAGCCACACCCAGCAAGTCACCTTGCAAACCCTAACGGCCTTACAGCAGGGGCGGGATCGCTTAGTGGAACTTAACTCCTTTAATGAGGTTAAAGCTGAGCGCATAGTAGAAGCGTTTATTGCTGAAGAGCGACGGTATGAGTTGGCCAAATATATGGAACAGGTGTTCGACTTATTTGGTGTTGATCAAGAAGAGCACACGGCGCTAAGCACGGTAATTCATCCCGGCGATCATATGCTATGCCACAATTTCCCCGGCCTGTCAGAAGATGGCATGACGGCGACCTACCAACGGGAAATGGCCCTGTCCCGCGAAGATATACAGTTTTTAAGCTGGGAGCACCCGCTAGTAACCGGCGCTATGGATATGATTTTAGGTGGCGAGCTGGGTAATACCGCGCTGGCCACTATTAAGCTACCGCCTATTAAGCCCGGCACCCTAATGTTAGAGGCGGTGTTTACCGTACAATGTTCAGCGCCACCGCAATTACAATTACACCGTTATTTGCCACTCACGACTATCAGAGTGGTAGTGGACATCAATAACACTGACCTCAGCGCGATTTTAAGCAGCGAGCGCTTAGCCAAATTAGTGGCCAAAGTCCCTAAGCGCGTAGGCCAAGATTTAGTGCGGCAAACCCGCGCTGATATTATGAAACTAATTACCCTAGCCGAAACTATTGCTGCCGTGCAGCAGGCAGCGATCGTCGAACAAGCGCAGCAGGCTATGCTCAGCCAACAAACTGAAGAAGCGCAACGTTTATCCGCGCTGGCCCAGCGCAACCCCAATATACGGCAGGAAGAAATTGATTTTCAACTGCAGGCTACTGACATGTTATCGGCCTCGCTGCAGCAGGCACGCAGCAAACTGGAAGCTGTACGGGTATTAGTGGCGGTGTAA
- a CDS encoding DUF4136 domain-containing protein, with translation MNKIIGLIVLAGVLGLTACTTMQTETADISRFKSKQYRNYSWATAAMEHKQGRSERAVIMDHALREALNTQLTAKGYHLVASGQAQFVVDYRYTRKVTTDKSEPSDASKALDGAWDVGATMGDPGLQTEFAPDKISELFLRFSVRDKLSKKELWHGTASKIMDASSTSKAQIKMITQRVVQKLFNQFPSY, from the coding sequence GTGAATAAAATTATAGGATTAATCGTACTGGCCGGGGTGTTGGGGCTAACGGCTTGCACCACTATGCAGACCGAGACCGCCGATATCAGCCGTTTTAAGAGCAAGCAGTACCGCAACTATAGCTGGGCTACGGCAGCCATGGAGCACAAGCAGGGGCGCTCAGAGCGTGCGGTGATTATGGACCATGCTCTGCGTGAGGCACTGAACACGCAGTTAACCGCTAAGGGCTATCATTTAGTTGCCTCTGGCCAGGCGCAGTTTGTGGTGGATTATCGCTATACTCGTAAGGTGACCACCGATAAAAGTGAACCTAGTGATGCCTCTAAAGCCTTAGATGGCGCTTGGGATGTAGGTGCCACTATGGGCGACCCCGGTTTGCAGACTGAGTTTGCGCCGGATAAAATTAGCGAGTTGTTTCTGCGTTTTAGTGTACGCGACAAACTCAGCAAAAAAGAATTATGGCACGGCACCGCCTCAAAAATCATGGATGCTTCGTCAACTAGTAAAGCGCAAATTAAGATGATTACCCAGCGGGTGGTGCAAAAACTCTTTAACCAATTTCCCAGCTATTAA
- the dinB gene encoding DNA polymerase IV has protein sequence MFAVTTTLPSRKIIHCDCDCFFAAIEMRDDPLLRGRPMAVGGSSELRGVISTCNYEARAYGVHSAMATAQAKKRCPDLLVVPHNMAKYRLAAQQIRDIFYDYSDAVEPVSLDEAYLDVSNSSACQGSATLIAQEIMARVFAEVGITLSAGVASNKFLAKIGSDWNKPNGLCVILPQQVADFVVDLPVVKINGVGKVTAEKLHRMGVQRCGELQRYTVFELVELFGAFGQRLHQLCRGEDERLVKPSRQRKSLSVEHTYPVDKNGLAQCLAQLPVLFAQLQQRLQALDGRYPVSKQFVKFKFSDFQSTTVECVTAGSIRLSVYHDLFHQAFARGAGLSVRLLGLGVRFQVSQELLEIQLPLFPAELAQA, from the coding sequence ATGTTTGCAGTCACTACAACGCTCCCCAGCCGAAAAATCATTCACTGTGATTGTGATTGTTTTTTTGCCGCTATAGAAATGCGTGACGACCCTTTGTTGCGCGGGCGGCCTATGGCGGTGGGTGGCAGCAGTGAGTTACGCGGGGTGATTTCTACCTGTAATTATGAAGCTCGTGCTTATGGTGTGCACTCGGCTATGGCCACCGCGCAGGCCAAAAAACGCTGCCCTGATTTATTGGTGGTGCCTCACAATATGGCGAAGTATCGCCTTGCCGCACAGCAGATACGCGATATTTTTTATGACTATAGTGACGCGGTAGAGCCGGTGTCTTTAGATGAGGCCTATTTAGATGTCAGCAATAGCAGTGCCTGCCAAGGCAGCGCAACCTTAATCGCCCAAGAAATCATGGCCAGAGTGTTTGCTGAGGTGGGTATTACGCTTTCCGCGGGGGTGGCCAGCAATAAATTTTTGGCAAAAATAGGTAGTGATTGGAATAAACCCAATGGCTTGTGTGTGATTTTGCCACAGCAGGTGGCCGATTTTGTGGTGGATTTACCTGTGGTAAAAATTAACGGTGTCGGCAAAGTTACGGCAGAAAAATTACATCGTATGGGGGTGCAGCGCTGTGGTGAGTTGCAGCGCTATACGGTATTTGAATTGGTGGAGCTGTTTGGTGCTTTTGGACAAAGGCTGCATCAACTTTGCCGCGGCGAAGACGAGCGGCTGGTTAAGCCTAGTCGGCAGCGTAAATCCTTAAGTGTGGAGCATACCTATCCGGTAGATAAGAACGGTTTAGCGCAATGCCTGGCGCAATTACCGGTATTGTTTGCTCAGTTGCAGCAACGTTTGCAAGCGCTGGACGGCCGTTATCCGGTCAGCAAGCAATTTGTGAAGTTTAAATTTTCTGATTTTCAAAGTACCACGGTGGAGTGCGTGACGGCGGGTAGTATTAGATTATCTGTGTACCATGATTTATTTCATCAAGCCTTTGCCCGCGGGGCTGGTCTGAGTGTGAGGTTATTGGGCTTGGGGGTACGTTTTCAGGTGAGCCAAGAGTTACTAGAGATACAGCTACCTTTATTCCCTGCTGAGTTGGCGCAGGCATAA